The sequence below is a genomic window from Draconibacterium halophilum.
GATTGTTGTTTTGGTGGCTGTTTCTATGTTCTCTCAAAAAACATCCGACGAACATTTGGCAAACTGTTACCACGGAATAAAATAGAAGAAAAGGTTTTAATTGCAGTGAAATAATGATTTTGATGGGGAATCTTTACCTGAGAAACTTTATTTTTACAGTAATCATGTTGAATAAACTAAAAAACTACAATTATGGCATTTGAAATATCAGTATTTCTAGAAAACAAAATCACACATTTTGAAGCGGTTACTGCGCTGTTAAAAAAAGAAGGAATTAATATTCGTACGCTTACTTTAAATAACATGGCACACGGCTGGGGCGTATTAAGTTTGCTGGTCGATCAGCCCGATGAAGCCTATAAAATTCTCGCCGATCATGGAAACTCGGTGGCCATGAAAGAGGTAATAGCTCTTGAAATGAAAGATGAAGCGGGTGGCCTGGATGAAATTCTGATGAAGATTGCTCGTGCCGGGATTCATATTGAAACTGCTTACACACGCCTGATTGCCGAGAATAATCTTGCGGTGCTGTTGCTTGAAGTCCCCGATGTTTTGGAGGCTGTTCGTCGTTTGGAAATCAACCATGTGAAAATCCTTGAAGACAAAGTAGTTTACGGAAAATAGCATCCGGTGAATGCCAGATTGTAGAAAAAAGACAACATGTAAAACCAAAGATCAACAAAAATTTTATGATTTGGAATGAAAAGATAGAATGCGCCTCTCGCGATGAGATGGCCGCTGTTCAAAGCGAACGGTTGAAACAAACTGTTCAGCGTATTTACCACAATATACCCAGCTACCGCGCAAAAATGCAGGAAATTGGGATGCTACCCGGCGATGTTCGATCTGTGGAAGATTTAAAAAACCTGCCGTTCACCAACAAAACCGACTTACGCGATAACTACCCGTTTGGAATGTTTACCGTACCCATGAGCGAAATTGTGCGTGTCCATGCCAGCTCGGGAACTACCGGAAAACCAACCGTTGTTGGCTACACCCGAAACGATTTGAGCATGTGGGCAGAAGTGGTTACCCGCTCGCTCTGTATGTCGGGTGTTACGCGCAACGACATTGTGCAGGTGGCCTATGGTTACGGACTGTTTACCGGTGGTTTGGGGTTGCATTACGGAACCGAAAATCTTGGTGCAACGGTAATTCCAATTTCAGGTGGAAATACAAAAAAGCAAATTCAGCTGATGCAGGATTTTGGTTCGTCGGTAATTGCCTGTACACCATCGTATGCTTTGTTTTTGGCGGAAGTGATGCAGGAAATGGGTATCGACCCCGAAGAGCTGAAACTGCGTGTTGGAATTTTTGGTGCCGAGCCGTGGAGCGAAAGTATGCGTAAGGAAATTGAAGCAAAACTGAAGTTGAAAGCCATTGATATTTATGGTTTGAGTGAAGTGATTGGTCCCGGCGTATCGTGCGAGTGCGAGCACCAAGTTGGCATGCACGTTAACGAAGATCATTTTATTCCGGAAATTCTCGATACCGAAACGCTGGAGCCTGTGGCGCCGGGTGAAGTAGGAGAGCTGGTGTTTTCAACCATCACCAAAGAGGGGATTCCAATTTTGCGTTACCGTACCCGCGATCTTACCCGCTTAATTTACGATAAATGCGAATGTGGACGTACACTGGTGCGTATGGAAAAATGCAAAGGCCGTTCGGATGATATGCTGATTATTCGCGGGGTGAATGTATTC
It includes:
- a CDS encoding phenylacetate--CoA ligase family protein, with the translated sequence MIWNEKIECASRDEMAAVQSERLKQTVQRIYHNIPSYRAKMQEIGMLPGDVRSVEDLKNLPFTNKTDLRDNYPFGMFTVPMSEIVRVHASSGTTGKPTVVGYTRNDLSMWAEVVTRSLCMSGVTRNDIVQVAYGYGLFTGGLGLHYGTENLGATVIPISGGNTKKQIQLMQDFGSSVIACTPSYALFLAEVMQEMGIDPEELKLRVGIFGAEPWSESMRKEIEAKLKLKAIDIYGLSEVIGPGVSCECEHQVGMHVNEDHFIPEILDTETLEPVAPGEVGELVFSTITKEGIPILRYRTRDLTRLIYDKCECGRTLVRMEKCKGRSDDMLIIRGVNVFPSQIESVLLEMSETEPHYLLIVEREGTLDILKLMVEVQEQFFSDEVRELEKLKKKITHNIQSTLGISVDVKLVEPKTIERTAGKAKRVIDNRKI